Proteins encoded together in one Pseudobacteroides sp. window:
- a CDS encoding S-layer homology domain-containing protein, which translates to MNRAVFKQLIKKIFVFSVILSILGSNLLVGFSETSASDIKISIGSGSGDPEAAVTIPVNILFIPAGGINNMDFKLSYDSNNLELVSIDAGNIFDIPVDFSFFSTPGTGIGQISFLFSDSTQGSFPLKKEGTMAKLNFKVKKNAVQGVYRVQKISMGSCSILDASKKMVHVNIAFSDGPITVINGATQTPVPTELAPSGSGTPTPRISDTPSVTPSAAASQSTPRNTPSQSQVIPTPTTAIKATPIILVSEKKNLIPNGIPADLAISVKTDKNIYKENEIIKFTVKYLNRLDKAASNVVISAQVPDGTSPIMSSVKPLGKPKDNGIEWEIDSLEVGKVGEVEFQLQVKNPPAEMSIVNAMVTIDSKDNVLKNDDNKSIARFLIMKDNITFNHKKFMNGYPDGTIKPDKEITRAEVAVLFANLLDLNTSDQTAGTYQDVKKGHWALKYINAVSKKGIFKGTVVKGVSLFNPNSFITRAELATAISRYLNLGENLTPLEVHFSDVLGHWSMKYVEEAFRLNIVSGYSNAKFLPNNKIKRAEVLVMLNRMSFRGPVESDEDSPFKDLSKKHWAYGHIIESTVDHNTILNGLTEVTK; encoded by the coding sequence TTGAATAGGGCTGTTTTCAAACAATTAATCAAAAAAATATTTGTGTTTTCTGTCATTTTATCAATCTTAGGTTCAAACCTTCTAGTGGGATTTTCTGAAACGTCAGCATCAGATATAAAAATCAGTATAGGCTCAGGATCGGGGGACCCTGAGGCAGCAGTTACAATACCTGTAAACATATTGTTTATCCCAGCTGGTGGGATAAACAATATGGATTTTAAATTGAGTTACGACAGTAATAATCTTGAACTTGTGAGTATTGATGCAGGTAATATCTTTGATATACCGGTTGATTTTTCGTTCTTTAGTACTCCGGGTACTGGAATAGGGCAAATAAGCTTTTTATTTAGTGATTCCACCCAGGGTAGCTTCCCGCTGAAAAAAGAAGGTACTATGGCTAAGTTAAACTTTAAAGTAAAGAAAAATGCGGTTCAAGGTGTTTATAGAGTTCAAAAGATTAGTATGGGCTCATGTTCAATTTTAGATGCAAGCAAGAAAATGGTACATGTAAACATAGCTTTCAGTGATGGTCCCATAACTGTCATAAATGGTGCTACTCAAACGCCTGTTCCTACAGAGCTTGCTCCATCTGGAAGCGGGACACCTACTCCAAGAATTTCAGATACTCCTTCAGTTACACCATCGGCAGCGGCTTCGCAAAGCACTCCTAGAAATACTCCATCTCAATCACAGGTTATACCGACACCAACCACTGCTATAAAAGCAACGCCTATAATTTTGGTCAGCGAGAAAAAGAATCTCATTCCAAACGGTATTCCAGCTGATCTGGCCATAAGTGTAAAGACAGACAAGAATATATACAAGGAAAACGAGATAATAAAGTTTACTGTCAAATACCTTAACAGATTGGACAAGGCTGCATCAAATGTTGTTATAAGTGCACAGGTTCCAGACGGAACTTCACCCATAATGAGCTCTGTGAAGCCATTAGGTAAGCCAAAGGATAATGGCATAGAGTGGGAAATAGACAGCCTTGAAGTGGGCAAAGTAGGTGAAGTGGAATTTCAGCTTCAAGTAAAAAATCCTCCAGCTGAAATGTCAATTGTAAATGCAATGGTCACAATAGACAGTAAGGACAATGTTTTGAAGAACGATGACAACAAGTCAATAGCAAGGTTTCTCATAATGAAAGATAACATAACTTTCAACCACAAGAAGTTTATGAACGGATATCCCGACGGCACTATAAAGCCTGATAAGGAAATTACAAGGGCTGAGGTAGCTGTATTGTTTGCAAATTTGCTGGACCTTAATACATCCGATCAAACAGCAGGTACTTATCAGGATGTTAAAAAGGGGCATTGGGCATTAAAATACATAAATGCTGTTTCAAAAAAAGGAATATTCAAAGGAACAGTGGTAAAGGGAGTATCCCTGTTCAACCCAAATAGCTTTATAACAAGGGCAGAGCTTGCTACTGCCATATCAAGATACTTAAATCTTGGTGAAAACCTTACTCCGCTGGAAGTGCATTTTTCAGACGTATTGGGGCACTGGTCCATGAAATATGTGGAAGAAGCATTCAGGCTTAATATTGTCAGTGGTTACAGCAATGCTAAATTCCTGCCGAACAATAAAATAAAGAGGGCAGAGGTTTTGGTTATGTTAAACAGAATGTCATTCAGGGGCCCTGTTGAAAGTGATGAGGACAGCCCTTTCAAGGACCTTAGCAAAAAGCATTGGGCATATGGACACATAATTGAAAGCACAGTTGATCATAATACTATCTTGAACGGGCTGACTGAAGTAACGAAGTAA
- a CDS encoding cohesin domain-containing protein, whose protein sequence is MKKSRILLVLALVLVFTSLSVTSVFADSLPSIGIELDKTEAKVGDVIKATVKVNNIKNLNGFQVNMRYNQEVLKVISEDGSDNFGDASCPNNGELIRNESYSLFPAAANVISAGILNFGRSYIDMGSYKKSNKPESTGSIAILYFKVIKDAATEIVFEELGTMPGSNKGTLLFDWDGNIVKDYSVNDSSKINPNSSPAPMPKYTMKGIELPKNEEKNSNIFVFILVAVIVIVVLLLVIFMFAGKNKSSGDTDDDAFIDDEDSQDDYSDNEDNQDSDSQDFETDDSDSADKNDKI, encoded by the coding sequence ATGAAGAAAAGTCGAATTCTGTTGGTCTTGGCATTAGTATTAGTTTTTACCAGTTTATCTGTAACATCTGTTTTTGCAGATTCACTTCCGAGTATTGGTATCGAGCTTGACAAAACAGAGGCTAAGGTTGGGGATGTCATAAAAGCTACTGTTAAGGTCAATAATATTAAAAACCTCAATGGATTCCAAGTAAACATGAGATACAATCAGGAAGTACTGAAAGTAATATCCGAAGATGGGTCTGATAATTTTGGGGATGCATCATGTCCTAACAATGGTGAATTAATCAGAAACGAAAGCTATTCATTGTTTCCTGCCGCGGCTAATGTGATTTCAGCAGGAATATTAAACTTTGGCAGGTCCTACATAGATATGGGGTCTTACAAAAAAAGCAATAAGCCTGAAAGTACCGGCTCCATAGCTATATTGTACTTCAAGGTAATAAAAGATGCAGCTACTGAAATAGTATTCGAAGAGCTTGGTACCATGCCGGGTTCAAATAAGGGTACTTTGCTTTTTGATTGGGATGGAAATATCGTAAAAGACTACAGTGTAAATGATTCTTCTAAAATCAATCCCAATTCAAGCCCTGCACCTATGCCAAAGTATACAATGAAAGGGATTGAGCTTCCCAAAAATGAGGAAAAAAACAGTAACATATTTGTTTTTATTCTTGTAGCTGTTATTGTTATTGTTGTTTTACTTCTTGTTATATTCATGTTTGCAGGTAAAAACAAATCTTCCGGCGATACTGATGACGATGCTTTCATTGATGATGAAGATAGCCAGGATGATTATAGTGACAATGAAGATAACCAAGATAGCGACTCTCAAGACTTTGAAACAGATGATTCTGATTCTGCAGATAAAAACGATAAAATATAA
- a CDS encoding YitT family protein, with protein sequence MTKKKRVLRLIQKYIFLLLGSTLAAAGLEFFLIPNKIIDGGIVGISIISSYLSGIPLGLFTFFLNIPFLIFGYKQIGKSFVISSIFSITCFSFFLSIFHPIPSLTDDILLATVFGGIILGVGVGLIIRFGGSLDGTEIIAIVLNRRTILSVGQIVMFFNIFILSSAGLVFGWDRAMYSILAYFIAYKAIDIIIEGIDEAKAAMIISDYTDEIAESIMARLGRGVTFLEGKGAYEEQQKNIIYSVVTRLEIAKLMAIINDKDENAFVTIHDVSDVMGGKNKKRAIH encoded by the coding sequence ATGACAAAAAAAAAGCGAGTTTTACGATTAATCCAAAAATACATCTTTTTACTTCTAGGTTCAACTTTAGCTGCAGCTGGATTGGAATTCTTTTTGATACCAAATAAAATTATTGACGGCGGAATTGTAGGTATATCAATTATATCCAGCTATTTATCCGGGATACCTCTTGGGTTGTTTACTTTTTTCTTAAATATACCTTTTCTTATATTTGGTTATAAGCAAATCGGCAAGTCTTTTGTGATATCATCAATTTTTTCCATAACTTGTTTTTCCTTTTTTTTATCAATATTCCATCCTATTCCAAGTTTAACCGACGATATTTTGTTGGCAACGGTATTCGGGGGGATTATTCTGGGAGTGGGTGTCGGACTAATCATTCGCTTTGGGGGATCATTGGATGGAACCGAAATAATTGCTATTGTTTTAAATAGACGGACTATATTATCTGTTGGTCAAATTGTCATGTTTTTTAACATATTTATTTTAAGCAGTGCAGGTTTGGTTTTTGGATGGGACAGGGCTATGTATTCAATACTGGCATATTTTATAGCTTATAAAGCTATAGATATCATCATTGAAGGAATAGACGAAGCAAAGGCAGCAATGATTATCTCCGACTATACCGATGAAATTGCAGAATCCATTATGGCCAGACTGGGAAGAGGTGTTACCTTCCTAGAAGGAAAAGGAGCTTATGAGGAACAGCAGAAAAACATAATTTATTCTGTAGTTACACGTTTGGAAATAGCAAAGCTAATGGCTATTATTAATGATAAAGACGAAAACGCTTTCGTAACTATACATGATGTATCTGATGTTATGGGGGGAAAGAACAAAAAGAGAGCAATCCACTAG
- a CDS encoding UPF0182 family protein, giving the protein MDINEFNNFYDRNEIRNVAKKIKGKVIGAIAIFAVILGLVVAAGIYLDIIQLNEIGKKLSSIYIKNIQYKLIFGAFSFILIFAAISITNVFTKKILIKFLKKNGTESNIKFPNLSIAALIALLGAFMTRDFFYQKAMTFFNSEVFNLKDPLFSKDVGYYVFQRPFLISLYDFVSYLWIFVIFYTAAYYLISLVTVYKNINIEDLKFKSLVRHNIINIAIFFLIKAVSYTFEKEGLLFGSFANVRGVGSLLGAGYIANNIWKLYFTVAPFLLLAIVAVTFVSVWRGKLRIAGFSIAVYPAVWIVVSIIAAITQIAYVKPDEIQAEGNYLKNNMTMTRKAYNIDNIESYPFNLEPLKPEIIERNKETVDNIRVVDYKATLDSNKQLQGLTNFYSFHEGDIINYNINGKETPVFISAREINKDLLQSKSYTNMMFKYTHGYGIVMNPINRFTREGQSEFIISGLQNEETELKIKEPRIYFGELTKDYVVVNPASEGKLKETDYDGKTEVSYDTVNGGGIKLGFFNKVLFALKYHDYNFLVSSNITSNSKILLNRQVVDRAQKAVPFLKVDNDPYILLTDDGKLKWILDAYTTTNLFPYSQDFGGFNYIRNSVKIIIDAYTGATDYYIIDNNDPMIKVYNKIYPGIFNTIDKLPEFLKNHMRYPEYLFKLQTEVLKKYHIKPDSDQNITNFYGGQDLWKLASIPDKESGEEILEPYYNMIKLPGKFGKKEELILMRPFTPSGERHNLGSWLSVRNSMENYGHLIQFTFPNEAQNIFGPYQVEVKINQIDSISKDITLWSQSGSAVFKGNLLVIPIENSILYVEPIYIRSTGNAIPEVRRIITGYQEGNEFRYGIGTDLKSALNNMFSANPSPVVDGKEIPPADNVEPGTDTAKNPSQNGNTGDKQQVIDQILSKYDALRKQMDELDKLMEDLR; this is encoded by the coding sequence ATGGATATTAATGAGTTTAATAATTTTTATGACAGGAACGAAATCAGGAATGTAGCAAAAAAGATCAAAGGAAAGGTAATTGGAGCTATTGCTATTTTTGCTGTAATATTAGGGCTGGTTGTAGCTGCCGGCATTTATCTTGATATTATCCAGTTAAACGAGATAGGAAAAAAGCTTTCAAGCATCTATATCAAGAACATTCAATACAAATTGATTTTCGGAGCATTTTCGTTTATATTGATTTTTGCTGCTATTAGTATAACCAATGTTTTCACTAAAAAAATATTAATAAAATTTTTAAAGAAAAATGGTACAGAAAGTAATATCAAGTTTCCGAATTTATCCATAGCCGCTCTAATCGCTCTCTTAGGGGCATTTATGACAAGAGACTTCTTCTATCAGAAGGCTATGACATTTTTTAATTCAGAGGTTTTTAACCTAAAAGACCCGCTTTTTAGTAAAGATGTTGGGTATTATGTTTTTCAGAGGCCGTTTCTCATTTCTCTTTATGATTTTGTATCTTATCTATGGATTTTTGTGATTTTTTATACCGCAGCATATTATCTCATTTCACTTGTTACGGTTTATAAGAATATCAACATTGAGGACCTGAAGTTTAAAAGCCTTGTAAGACACAATATAATAAACATTGCAATCTTTTTCCTTATAAAAGCAGTCTCCTATACATTTGAAAAAGAAGGGCTTCTTTTTGGAAGTTTTGCAAATGTAAGAGGCGTAGGATCTTTATTAGGAGCAGGATACATCGCAAATAATATCTGGAAGCTTTACTTTACCGTTGCACCGTTTTTGCTTCTTGCGATTGTGGCTGTGACATTTGTTTCTGTTTGGCGTGGCAAACTTAGGATAGCGGGGTTTTCTATAGCAGTATATCCGGCTGTCTGGATTGTGGTTAGCATCATAGCAGCAATAACCCAGATTGCCTATGTAAAGCCTGATGAGATACAGGCAGAAGGAAATTACCTTAAAAACAATATGACTATGACAAGAAAAGCATATAATATTGATAATATTGAAAGCTATCCTTTTAACCTTGAGCCCTTAAAGCCTGAAATAATTGAAAGGAACAAGGAAACCGTAGACAACATAAGAGTTGTGGACTATAAAGCAACCCTTGACAGCAACAAACAGCTTCAGGGATTAACAAACTTCTACAGCTTCCATGAAGGAGACATAATCAACTACAATATAAACGGCAAGGAGACACCCGTTTTTATATCCGCCAGGGAAATCAACAAGGATTTGCTTCAGTCAAAGTCATATACCAATATGATGTTTAAATACACTCATGGTTATGGTATTGTAATGAACCCAATTAACAGGTTCACCAGAGAAGGTCAGTCTGAATTCATAATCAGCGGACTTCAGAATGAGGAAACCGAGCTTAAAATAAAAGAACCTAGAATTTACTTTGGAGAACTCACAAAGGACTATGTTGTTGTTAATCCTGCCTCGGAAGGCAAGCTGAAGGAAACAGATTATGATGGAAAAACCGAGGTAAGTTACGACACTGTAAACGGCGGCGGAATTAAACTCGGATTTTTTAACAAGGTGCTTTTTGCACTTAAATACCATGATTACAACTTCCTTGTTTCCAGCAATATAACATCAAATTCAAAGATTCTTTTGAACAGGCAGGTAGTGGATAGGGCACAAAAGGCGGTACCGTTTTTAAAGGTAGACAATGACCCTTATATACTGCTGACGGATGACGGAAAGCTCAAATGGATTTTGGATGCATATACAACCACCAATCTATTTCCGTATTCCCAGGATTTCGGAGGATTTAACTATATAAGAAACTCGGTTAAAATAATTATCGATGCCTATACAGGTGCAACGGATTATTATATAATCGATAATAATGATCCTATGATAAAGGTATACAACAAGATATATCCAGGTATTTTTAACACCATCGATAAGCTTCCGGAATTCCTTAAAAATCATATGAGATATCCAGAATATCTCTTTAAGCTTCAGACCGAGGTGTTAAAGAAATACCATATAAAGCCTGACAGCGATCAAAATATAACCAACTTCTACGGAGGTCAGGACTTATGGAAATTGGCATCAATTCCTGACAAAGAATCAGGTGAGGAAATTCTTGAACCTTACTATAATATGATAAAGCTTCCGGGTAAATTCGGTAAAAAAGAAGAGCTTATACTGATGAGGCCGTTTACACCATCAGGCGAAAGGCATAATCTAGGCTCGTGGCTCTCTGTAAGAAATTCAATGGAAAACTATGGGCACCTAATACAGTTTACATTCCCTAATGAGGCACAGAATATATTCGGTCCATATCAGGTTGAGGTAAAGATTAATCAGATTGACTCTATCTCAAAGGACATAACTCTATGGAGTCAAAGCGGAAGTGCTGTATTTAAGGGAAATCTCCTGGTCATACCTATAGAGAACAGCATACTTTATGTTGAGCCTATATATATAAGGTCCACAGGTAATGCAATACCTGAGGTAAGAAGGATTATAACCGGATATCAGGAAGGAAACGAATTCAGGTATGGAATCGGCACCGATTTAAAGAGTGCACTTAATAATATGTTTTCCGCAAATCCAAGCCCTGTGGTGGATGGTAAGGAGATACCACCTGCAGATAACGTGGAGCCTGGGACGGATACTGCCAAGAACCCCTCACAAAATGGTAATACAGGAGATAAACAGCAGGTAATAGACCAGATTCTATCGAAGTATGATGCTTTGAGGAAGCAAATGGATGAACTCGATAAGCTCATGGAAGACTTAAGGTAA
- a CDS encoding nitrilase-related carbon-nitrogen hydrolase, translating to MGDKLNVSCVQMNCKPGDIEFNLNKAADFASEARKTDTQMLVLPELFDIGYDLASLDTLKINTQKTVDAVSKIARDNNMFIAAGLTENNGEALYNSLYIINDLGEVVEKYRKINLFSLSKENHYFKPGTKPQSFIIKGIKIGIMICYDIRFPELGRNYLKDGCSAILISSAFPKPRQEHWNTLLKARAVENQLYVIASNRTGRVDSIEFAGCSSIIDPWGVVSDKLDDEEGIINSTITMDKVDEVRKLIPCYDDMTRLEGLLRI from the coding sequence ATGGGTGATAAATTAAATGTTTCATGCGTACAAATGAATTGCAAGCCTGGTGATATAGAGTTTAACCTAAATAAGGCCGCAGATTTTGCATCAGAAGCAAGGAAGACCGATACCCAAATGCTGGTTCTTCCTGAGCTTTTTGACATAGGCTATGATCTTGCCTCTTTGGATACACTGAAAATCAATACTCAAAAAACAGTTGATGCGGTGTCAAAGATTGCAAGAGACAATAACATGTTTATTGCGGCAGGTCTTACAGAAAATAACGGTGAGGCACTTTATAATTCATTATATATAATAAATGATTTGGGTGAAGTGGTTGAAAAATACAGGAAAATAAACCTGTTTTCATTAAGTAAGGAGAACCATTACTTTAAACCTGGGACAAAGCCCCAATCTTTTATTATAAAGGGCATTAAAATCGGAATAATGATATGCTATGATATAAGATTTCCCGAGTTGGGAAGAAACTACCTAAAGGATGGATGCAGTGCCATCCTGATTTCATCCGCATTCCCAAAACCCAGACAGGAGCATTGGAATACTCTTTTAAAGGCAAGGGCTGTTGAAAATCAGCTTTATGTAATTGCATCAAACAGGACAGGAAGGGTAGATTCGATTGAATTTGCAGGCTGTAGCTCCATAATAGACCCTTGGGGGGTGGTTTCCGATAAGCTTGATGATGAAGAAGGAATAATAAACAGCACCATAACCATGGATAAGGTGGATGAAGTAAGGAAGCTTATTCCGTGTTATGATGATATGACAAGGCTTGAAGGACTTCTTAGGATTTAA
- the ftsY gene encoding signal recognition particle-docking protein FtsY, whose amino-acid sequence MGFFDRLKEGLTKTRKSITEKIDQVLVAFGKVDDELFDELEEILVTSDIGVDASLKVIEDLKKKVREQRVTDAMKVKELLKEELAEILAEENSELNVESKPSIILVVGVNGVGKTTSIGKIANLLKQRGKKVILAAGDTFRAAAIDQLEIWANRVGVDLIRQAEGSDPAAVIFDAIQAAKSRKADVLICDTAGRLHTKKNLMDELKKIYKVIDRELPGISRETLLVLDATTGQNAVSQAKTFNEISDITGIVLTKLDGTAKGGIIVAIKSELDIPVKLIGVGEKMEDLQKFDAKEFVEALFS is encoded by the coding sequence ATGGGTTTTTTTGACAGACTTAAAGAAGGATTGACCAAGACAAGAAAGAGTATAACAGAAAAGATTGACCAGGTATTAGTTGCATTCGGTAAGGTTGATGACGAGTTGTTTGATGAGTTGGAAGAAATACTTGTCACTTCAGATATTGGGGTAGATGCTTCTCTGAAGGTAATCGAGGACCTTAAAAAGAAGGTAAGAGAGCAAAGGGTTACTGATGCAATGAAGGTTAAGGAGCTTTTAAAGGAAGAGCTTGCAGAGATACTTGCCGAGGAAAACTCAGAGCTCAATGTTGAGTCCAAGCCGTCCATAATTCTTGTTGTGGGTGTTAACGGTGTAGGAAAAACAACCTCTATAGGAAAGATTGCAAATCTCTTAAAGCAGAGGGGTAAAAAGGTTATTTTAGCAGCTGGAGATACTTTCAGGGCTGCAGCCATTGACCAGCTTGAGATTTGGGCCAACAGGGTGGGAGTTGATCTGATAAGGCAAGCTGAGGGATCTGATCCTGCGGCAGTTATTTTTGATGCAATTCAGGCAGCCAAATCCAGAAAAGCGGATGTTCTCATATGCGACACTGCCGGAAGACTTCATACAAAAAAGAATCTTATGGACGAGCTTAAAAAAATATACAAAGTAATCGACAGGGAATTACCAGGTATTTCACGTGAAACCCTGTTGGTTCTAGATGCAACAACAGGTCAGAATGCGGTTTCCCAAGCCAAGACCTTTAATGAGATTTCCGACATAACAGGCATTGTTTTGACAAAATTAGACGGAACTGCCAAAGGTGGAATAATTGTTGCAATTAAATCAGAATTGGATATTCCTGTTAAGCTTATCGGCGTGGGAGAAAAGATGGAAGATTTACAGAAGTTTGATGCGAAGGAATTTGTGGAAGCACTGTTTTCATAA